A single region of the Glycine max cultivar Williams 82 chromosome 20, Glycine_max_v4.0, whole genome shotgun sequence genome encodes:
- the LOC100812916 gene encoding guanine nucleotide-binding protein subunit gamma 2, with amino-acid sequence MESGGPESASPMTHRVQSLSSADTRGKHRIHAELKRLEQEARFLEEELEQLERMEKASTSCKIMLINVETKPDPLLPSSVGPLSPTWDRWFEGPQDSKSCCRCWIL; translated from the exons ATGGAATCCGGTGGGCCTGAATCCGCAAGCCCCATGACCCACAGGGTTCAGTCTCTGTCTTCCGCAGATACAAGAGGGAAACATAGGATACATGCTGAACTCAAACGCTTGGAGCAAGAAGCACGATTCTTAGAG GAAGAGCTGGAACAACTTGAAAGGATGGAGAAAGCATCTACATCGTGCAAAAT AATGCTCATCAATGTGGAAACAAAACCTGATCCATTACTACCATC ATCAGTTGGTCCCCTAAGTCCTACATGGGATCGGTGGTTTGAAGGCCCCCAAGATTCTAAAAGCTGCTGTAGATGCTGGATTCTCTGA